From the genome of Virgibacillus proomii, one region includes:
- a CDS encoding DedA family protein, with amino-acid sequence MQNWVTSMMEELGYIGVFLMMALENVFPPIPSEIVLPFGGFLTTTTNITVLGVIAAATVGSVLGAIILFGIGLLLDVEQLEKMIDRYGHILRIKKQDIKRADAWFDKYGYWTVFICRLVPLVRSLISIPAGMSNMNFAMFLLFTVAGTLFWNTILILIGVQLGESWTDILKFMDLYSTVVYIGLGIGMVLIVYLFIKRRKQH; translated from the coding sequence ATGCAAAATTGGGTAACATCGATGATGGAAGAACTGGGTTATATTGGGGTGTTTCTAATGATGGCTTTAGAGAATGTATTCCCCCCCATCCCTTCAGAAATTGTTCTACCCTTTGGAGGTTTTCTAACGACCACTACGAATATAACAGTACTTGGTGTGATTGCTGCAGCAACGGTAGGATCTGTACTTGGTGCAATTATTTTGTTTGGGATTGGTTTACTTCTTGATGTAGAACAATTAGAAAAAATGATTGATCGTTATGGTCATATCTTGCGTATAAAAAAACAAGATATTAAAAGAGCGGATGCTTGGTTTGACAAGTATGGTTATTGGACGGTATTTATTTGTCGATTGGTTCCTTTAGTAAGAAGTTTGATCTCGATTCCAGCGGGGATGTCGAACATGAATTTTGCCATGTTCTTATTATTTACTGTTGCAGGTACCTTATTTTGGAACACAATACTTATTTTAATTGGCGTTCAACTTGGAGAATCATGGACTGATATTTTGAAATTCATGGATTTATATTCAACCGTCGTTTATATTGGTTTAGGAATAGGGATGGTACTTATTGTATATCTATTTATCAAACGAAGAAAGCAGCATTAA
- a CDS encoding response regulator, with translation MINVLFADDHEMVRIGVTSYLSAQPDIHVIAEADDGGEAVKLALELKPDIILMDLVMKEMDGIEATRLIMEQWPEAKIIIVTSFLDDEKVYPALEAGATSYMLKTSKAEEIAKAIRATYEGQTVLEPEVTGKLMNRMRSPQEQLHERLTGREKEVLLLLAQGKTNQEIADQLFISLKTVKVHVSNLLAKLEVQDRTQAVIYAFKHHLVD, from the coding sequence ATGATTAATGTTTTATTTGCTGATGATCATGAAATGGTGCGGATTGGAGTTACTTCATATTTATCTGCTCAACCGGATATTCATGTAATAGCTGAGGCTGATGATGGCGGAGAAGCTGTCAAGCTTGCTTTGGAGTTGAAGCCAGATATAATACTAATGGATCTCGTTATGAAAGAAATGGATGGTATTGAGGCAACTAGATTAATTATGGAACAATGGCCGGAAGCAAAAATTATTATTGTGACAAGTTTTTTGGATGATGAAAAAGTTTATCCTGCTCTAGAAGCTGGAGCAACCAGCTATATGCTAAAAACGTCCAAAGCGGAGGAAATAGCTAAAGCGATTCGTGCTACTTATGAAGGACAAACAGTTTTAGAACCGGAAGTAACTGGTAAACTGATGAATCGGATGCGTTCCCCTCAGGAACAATTACATGAACGGTTAACAGGCCGAGAAAAAGAAGTATTATTATTACTGGCACAAGGGAAAACAAATCAGGAAATTGCTGATCAATTATTTATATCTTTAAAAACCGTAAAAGTTCACGTTAGTAATTTACTGGCAAAATTAGAGGTGCAGGATCGTACGCAAGCAGTTATTTATGCTTTTAAACACCATTTAGTCGATTGA
- a CDS encoding PspA/IM30 family protein yields the protein MTNIFTRIKESIVSDLHYALDQKEQKNPIAALNHYLRQSEQEKEKVRQLVERQYKLKEEFFKEYQLAKNLAEKRTKQAEIAEQAGEEQLHEFALREHQEYIARAERMKASYDEAAEALEVLEQKYENMKHKLKDMHLRRMELMGRENVARANHQINRVIDESSDKPFSKFTEMERYIEGLEHRVNNSYYRSTFDHKIAKLEKKMDAKEQF from the coding sequence ATGACCAATATATTTACCCGAATAAAAGAATCCATTGTAAGTGATCTTCACTATGCACTAGATCAAAAAGAACAAAAAAATCCAATCGCTGCATTAAATCATTATCTTAGGCAGAGTGAACAGGAAAAAGAAAAAGTACGTCAACTTGTAGAACGCCAATATAAACTAAAAGAAGAATTTTTTAAAGAATACCAGTTAGCAAAGAATTTAGCAGAAAAGCGGACGAAGCAAGCGGAAATTGCCGAGCAAGCAGGAGAAGAACAGCTACATGAATTTGCGCTTAGAGAACATCAGGAATATATAGCACGTGCAGAGCGCATGAAAGCTTCTTATGATGAAGCAGCTGAAGCACTAGAGGTATTAGAACAAAAATATGAAAATATGAAGCATAAGTTAAAGGACATGCATTTACGTAGAATGGAATTAATGGGACGTGAAAATGTAGCACGTGCCAATCATCAGATCAATCGTGTAATTGATGAATCATCAGATAAACCATTTTCTAAATTTACTGAAATGGAAAGATACATTGAGGGCCTGGAACATAGAGTAAATAATTCCTATTACCGCAGTACCTTTGATCATAAAATTGCTAAGCTGGAGAAAAAGATGGATGCAAAGGAACAGTTTTAA
- a CDS encoding MsnO8 family LLM class oxidoreductase, which translates to MKLSILDQVPVFKGASAKEAIKASLDLAEMADQLGFARYWVAEHHDMKRFACPAPDIILGLIGSRTEKIKIGAGAVLLPHYRPFHIAERYNLLATLYPRRIDVGIGRAPGGSAEATIALSGNFLKNVRNVSADIDELLAFFKQTFAKDHLYAKIAPTPVPNSPPDLWLLGTSEKSAKLAAEKDMSYVFGHFMTEKDGPAIVKQYRQQAKGKVIVAVSVICAETYEQAKKLTEIALFENIELEEAEEHYSTATQRTMESNVSNKDGALPEKLKTPFIFGNPLQVYEQLQALQAIYQADEIMILTNIPDYEIRKNSYQLIAQTCL; encoded by the coding sequence TTGAAGCTAAGTATTTTAGATCAAGTGCCAGTATTTAAAGGGGCTTCGGCTAAAGAAGCAATCAAGGCTTCATTAGATTTAGCTGAAATGGCTGATCAACTTGGTTTTGCACGTTATTGGGTTGCTGAACATCATGATATGAAAAGATTTGCCTGTCCTGCTCCCGACATTATTCTTGGCTTAATCGGGAGTCGAACAGAAAAAATTAAGATTGGCGCTGGTGCTGTTTTATTGCCTCACTATCGACCGTTTCATATCGCCGAAAGATATAATTTATTAGCAACGCTGTATCCAAGGAGAATCGATGTTGGGATAGGCAGAGCTCCAGGCGGATCAGCAGAAGCTACAATAGCTTTATCGGGAAATTTTTTAAAAAATGTACGAAACGTTTCTGCTGATATAGATGAATTGCTTGCATTTTTTAAACAAACATTTGCCAAGGATCATCTTTATGCAAAGATCGCTCCTACTCCTGTTCCTAATTCTCCGCCTGATCTTTGGCTATTAGGCACAAGTGAAAAAAGTGCTAAGTTAGCTGCAGAAAAAGATATGTCCTATGTGTTTGGGCATTTTATGACAGAGAAGGACGGTCCAGCGATTGTTAAACAGTATAGACAACAGGCAAAAGGAAAAGTCATCGTCGCAGTATCAGTGATATGTGCAGAAACTTATGAACAGGCAAAAAAACTTACGGAAATAGCTTTATTTGAAAATATAGAGTTGGAAGAAGCGGAGGAGCATTACTCCACAGCCACACAAAGAACTATGGAATCCAATGTTTCTAATAAAGATGGAGCGTTACCTGAAAAACTAAAAACTCCATTTATTTTTGGTAATCCATTACAAGTATATGAGCAGCTACAGGCGTTACAAGCAATATATCAAGCAGATGAAATCATGATTCTTACAAATATACCTGATTATGAGATTAGAAAAAATTCCTATCAATTAATCGCTCAAACATGTCTTTAA
- the liaF gene encoding cell wall-active antibiotics response protein LiaF, translating to MFKQLSTDTLNWIFIVGVILFIIELTFFQGGMIIPALFFALLIYIGRQRFSKLWGKLAFWGGIVGVVFSVLNMLAVRFLVIAAIVIFIINYSKSKKEAKWIKPELSGFQEEKEELVSKRPLFYHRLFADQRTDEIAYEWRDINIHGAFGDRVIDLSNTVLPNDTAVISIRHLVGNIEIYVPYEVEISIQHSSIIGRALILGKYHDKLMNQTLLYQTEGYDKTYPRVKIITSLASGDIEVKRI from the coding sequence ATGTTTAAACAACTATCAACAGATACTTTAAATTGGATATTTATCGTAGGAGTAATCCTCTTTATTATTGAGCTTACCTTTTTTCAAGGTGGTATGATCATTCCTGCATTATTTTTTGCATTGCTCATTTATATAGGACGACAGCGATTTTCGAAGCTTTGGGGGAAGCTAGCATTTTGGGGTGGAATCGTTGGCGTCGTTTTTTCTGTTTTGAATATGCTGGCAGTCCGTTTTTTGGTGATTGCGGCAATTGTTATATTTATTATTAATTACTCCAAATCAAAAAAAGAAGCAAAATGGATAAAGCCGGAATTATCGGGGTTTCAAGAAGAAAAAGAGGAACTAGTTAGCAAACGACCGTTGTTTTACCATCGATTGTTTGCTGATCAGCGTACGGATGAAATAGCTTATGAGTGGCGTGATATTAATATACATGGAGCATTTGGCGATCGGGTGATTGACCTTAGCAATACAGTTTTACCAAATGATACGGCTGTTATATCGATTAGGCATCTCGTTGGTAATATCGAGATTTATGTTCCTTATGAAGTAGAAATTAGTATTCAGCACAGCTCAATTATTGGTCGGGCGTTAATCCTCGGAAAATATCATGACAAGCTAATGAATCAAACATTACTTTATCAAACAGAAGGCTATGATAAAACATATCCTCGTGTAAAAATCATCACCTCATTAGCATCTGGAGATATTGAGGTGAAGCGAATATGA
- a CDS encoding sensor histidine kinase — protein MNWFLRYVFTAIMYSVVLTVIIAGFTFAAFIDEWTIIIEKKMEDFPFLLILFAIPIVAGGVAGIVIGFYWKQRVHYVEKQMEEIIKGQKLSFELETPKDLESIQRYLEQIQNKIRIQTEHAQRLATERAEEREKSLQEIVVQERNRLARELHDSVSQQLFAASMMMSTITETNPPKNETIKKQLLMVEKMIQQSQLEMRALLLHLRPVALKGKSLQEGTKELLLELTQKVPMKIDWNIEAFSVDKGVEDQLFRILQEALSNTLRHAKANALHVMLVERDGNIILRATDDGIGFDMEKLKTGSYGLQNMRERAYEVGGSYKVVSLPKQGTRIEVKVPNLGREENKND, from the coding sequence ATGAATTGGTTTTTACGCTATGTTTTTACTGCAATTATGTATAGTGTTGTCTTAACTGTTATTATTGCTGGTTTTACTTTTGCTGCCTTTATCGATGAATGGACAATAATCATTGAAAAGAAGATGGAGGATTTTCCATTTTTATTGATCCTGTTTGCTATTCCAATCGTTGCTGGCGGAGTAGCAGGGATCGTAATTGGTTTTTACTGGAAGCAACGAGTACATTATGTAGAAAAGCAAATGGAAGAAATAATTAAAGGTCAAAAGCTGAGCTTTGAACTAGAAACGCCGAAGGACTTAGAGTCAATTCAGCGGTATTTGGAACAAATTCAAAATAAAATCCGAATTCAGACCGAACACGCCCAACGTTTGGCAACAGAGAGGGCTGAAGAAAGAGAGAAAAGTCTTCAAGAAATTGTCGTTCAAGAGAGAAACAGGTTAGCTAGGGAGTTGCATGATTCAGTAAGTCAACAGTTATTTGCAGCTTCCATGATGATGTCGACAATTACGGAAACAAATCCGCCAAAAAATGAGACGATAAAAAAACAACTGCTTATGGTGGAAAAAATGATCCAGCAATCTCAATTGGAAATGCGTGCATTGCTTTTACATTTACGACCTGTAGCATTAAAAGGAAAGTCTTTGCAAGAGGGAACAAAAGAGTTATTGCTTGAATTAACACAAAAAGTACCAATGAAAATTGATTGGAATATTGAAGCCTTTTCTGTAGATAAAGGGGTAGAAGATCAGCTATTTCGAATTTTGCAAGAAGCATTATCGAATACGCTTCGTCATGCGAAAGCTAACGCTTTGCATGTTATGCTCGTAGAAAGAGATGGAAATATTATTCTCCGGGCGACGGATGATGGCATTGGGTTTGACATGGAGAAGTTGAAGACAGGATCTTACGGGCTACAAAATATGCGGGAACGTGCGTATGAAGTTGGGGGAAGCTATAAAGTAGTAAGTCTCCCAAAGCAAGGTACACGCATTGAAGTAAAGGTACCAAACTTGGGAAGAGAGGAGAACAAAAATGATTAA
- the aceA gene encoding isocitrate lyase, with translation MTNQRVADLKEAWENDQRWVGVERPYRAEDVIRLRGSMEITYTLAEKGAEKLWNLLNTEDYIHALGALTGNQAVQQVKAGLKAIYLSGWQVAADANLAGQMYPDQSLYPVNSVPNVVKRINQALQRADQIHHSEGNNEIDWFAPIVADAEAGFGGQLNVFELMKAMIEAGASGVHFEDQLSSEKKCGHLGGKVLLPTQTAVRNLIAARLAADVMGTPTVIIARTDANAADLITSDIDEEDAPFITGERTTEGFFKTKAGIDQAIARGLAYAPYADLIWCETAEPNYEEAKKFAEAIHAKYPNKLLAYNCSPSFNWKRKLTDDEIASFQERIAKLGYKFQFVTLAGFHALNYSMFELARNYKDEGMKAYSELQQAEFAMEEYGYTATRHQREVGTGYFDEVAQVISGGALSTAALKGSTEEEQFTS, from the coding sequence ATGACAAATCAACGTGTTGCAGATTTAAAAGAAGCTTGGGAAAACGATCAACGCTGGGTAGGGGTAGAACGACCATATCGTGCAGAAGATGTCATTCGATTAAGAGGATCGATGGAAATTACTTACACACTGGCGGAAAAAGGGGCAGAAAAATTATGGAATCTTCTCAACACGGAAGATTATATTCATGCACTTGGGGCATTAACAGGTAATCAGGCTGTTCAACAAGTTAAGGCAGGCTTGAAGGCTATATACCTCAGTGGTTGGCAAGTTGCGGCTGATGCAAATTTGGCCGGACAAATGTATCCTGACCAGAGTCTGTATCCGGTAAATAGTGTGCCAAATGTAGTCAAACGAATTAACCAAGCTTTACAAAGAGCGGATCAGATCCATCATTCGGAAGGAAATAATGAAATAGATTGGTTCGCACCAATTGTAGCAGATGCTGAAGCCGGCTTTGGCGGACAGTTGAATGTTTTTGAATTAATGAAAGCTATGATTGAAGCAGGAGCGTCTGGTGTACATTTTGAGGATCAATTGTCTTCGGAAAAAAAATGTGGGCATTTAGGTGGAAAAGTTTTACTTCCGACGCAAACAGCTGTGCGTAATTTAATAGCTGCTCGTTTAGCGGCTGATGTCATGGGTACACCTACCGTTATTATTGCAAGAACGGATGCCAATGCTGCTGATTTAATAACGAGTGATATTGACGAGGAAGATGCACCATTTATTACGGGAGAGCGCACAACAGAAGGATTTTTTAAGACGAAGGCAGGAATCGATCAGGCAATTGCTCGAGGCCTTGCGTACGCACCATATGCAGACTTAATTTGGTGTGAGACTGCAGAGCCTAACTATGAAGAAGCAAAGAAGTTTGCTGAGGCAATTCATGCAAAATATCCAAACAAGTTGTTAGCTTATAACTGTTCACCGTCATTTAATTGGAAGAGAAAATTAACAGATGATGAGATTGCAAGTTTTCAAGAAAGAATAGCTAAACTGGGCTATAAATTCCAATTCGTTACATTAGCAGGCTTCCATGCGTTGAATTACAGCATGTTTGAGCTGGCAAGAAATTATAAAGATGAGGGTATGAAGGCTTATTCTGAATTACAACAAGCAGAATTTGCTATGGAAGAATACGGGTATACTGCTACAAGACATCAAAGGGAAGTTGGAACGGGATATTTTGATGAGGTAGCACAAGTCATTTCTGGAGGAGCGCTTTCAACAGCTGCTTTAAAAGGATCAACAGAAGAAGAACAATTTACGTCATAA
- a CDS encoding C40 family peptidase, with product MLKKSIVTVATITVVGFSSAFFHSQVQAEPVSNVKSHTEIQNDREAIKANLSDAEAKIADILIDLEDLNKEINQVNKAMKENNKQMEKAKSDIAKKEQERAKLEAEIKKLEEAIEKRYSKLKERAVSYQESGGDVSYLEVVLGSKSFGEFINRVSAVNKITDADVNLMEEQEKDKKEVEKKKEKVQASLQELQALEKELKGMQDTIAQQKQENDKKKDKLQTKKDELVSLKDELKVKDSNLAALEAEVRQNIAANIDDADTSSNRATTEESRPAASVNNNSNGGDLQTVASKQSNNQSSKQRYSSKPKSSGGGGLSAVLNAGYPYLGKPYVWGGKSPESGFDCSGFVSWAFAQGGYSIPSNTGALAGTGQKVKYSQIQPGDIVFFDTYKTNGHVGIYIGGGQFIGAQDNGLSVASMSNSYWKKAFKGHVRRVR from the coding sequence ATGTTGAAAAAGTCAATCGTAACTGTAGCAACGATAACAGTTGTTGGTTTTAGCAGTGCTTTTTTCCATTCTCAAGTACAAGCTGAACCAGTAAGTAACGTAAAGAGCCATACTGAAATTCAAAATGATCGTGAAGCAATTAAAGCAAATCTATCAGACGCAGAAGCAAAAATTGCAGATATTTTAATAGACCTAGAAGACTTAAATAAAGAAATTAATCAAGTAAATAAAGCGATGAAAGAAAATAATAAACAAATGGAAAAAGCAAAAAGTGACATTGCTAAAAAAGAGCAAGAAAGGGCTAAACTCGAAGCAGAAATTAAAAAGCTGGAAGAAGCAATTGAAAAGCGTTACAGCAAGCTTAAAGAACGTGCCGTATCTTACCAAGAAAGCGGTGGAGATGTCAGCTACCTTGAAGTAGTCTTAGGTTCTAAAAGCTTTGGAGAATTCATTAATCGTGTATCTGCTGTCAACAAAATAACGGATGCAGATGTTAATTTAATGGAAGAACAAGAAAAAGATAAAAAAGAAGTAGAGAAAAAGAAAGAAAAAGTACAAGCTAGTTTACAAGAATTACAAGCGTTGGAAAAAGAATTAAAAGGTATGCAAGACACAATTGCTCAACAAAAACAAGAAAATGATAAGAAAAAAGATAAGTTACAAACTAAAAAAGATGAACTTGTGTCTCTAAAAGACGAACTAAAGGTTAAAGATAGTAACTTGGCAGCACTAGAAGCAGAAGTAAGACAAAACATTGCAGCTAATATTGACGATGCGGATACTTCAAGTAATCGAGCTACTACAGAAGAATCAAGACCAGCAGCTTCTGTAAATAATAATTCCAATGGTGGAGATTTGCAGACAGTAGCTAGCAAACAAAGCAACAACCAAAGCAGCAAACAGCGCTATTCTTCAAAACCTAAATCATCTGGTGGTGGCGGTTTAAGCGCAGTTCTTAACGCTGGTTACCCTTATTTAGGAAAACCGTACGTATGGGGAGGTAAATCTCCAGAAAGCGGCTTTGATTGTTCCGGTTTTGTATCTTGGGCATTTGCTCAAGGTGGATATTCGATTCCATCCAACACAGGTGCGTTAGCAGGAACTGGTCAAAAAGTAAAGTATAGCCAGATTCAACCTGGAGATATCGTTTTCTTCGATACGTATAAAACGAACGGGCATGTAGGTATTTATATTGGCGGCGGACAGTTTATTGGTGCACAAGATAATGGTTTATCTGTAGCGTCCATGTCTAACAGTTATTGGAAAAAAGCGTTCAAAGGGCATGTTCGTCGTGTAAGATAA
- a CDS encoding lmo0954 family membrane protein produces the protein MKKFLLFLAGLTALIVLLANLGPMVFFVVGIWLLYVIFKQFMKSDSTAGKIGWVMLGLIVLSFTISNVFALMGVVALLALYLIYKNWKKTDKNPVVQHIDDDDPFTNFERQWAEFNNR, from the coding sequence TTGAAAAAGTTTCTACTATTTCTAGCAGGATTAACAGCTTTGATTGTATTATTAGCCAATTTAGGTCCAATGGTATTTTTTGTTGTTGGAATTTGGCTGCTTTACGTGATCTTTAAACAGTTTATGAAAAGTGATTCAACAGCTGGTAAGATTGGCTGGGTAATGTTAGGGCTTATTGTGCTAAGCTTCACTATTTCAAATGTGTTTGCCTTAATGGGTGTTGTGGCGTTGTTAGCACTGTACCTTATTTATAAAAACTGGAAAAAAACCGATAAGAACCCTGTTGTTCAGCATATTGACGATGATGACCCATTCACAAATTTTGAGCGCCAATGGGCAGAATTTAATAATCGATAA
- a CDS encoding aromatic acid exporter family protein: MKRSYFVGSRVVKTGVAVFLTAWICDMLKAPAVFAVITAIVTIEPTVSDSIRKGFIRFPASAIGAAYSVFFIYLFGNSPITYALAATLTIVTCFRLKLHAGLLVATLTAVAMIEVIHSNYFISFFIRLGTTTIGLVVSTMVNMFVLPPDYTENISENMMAIRKRLGKMIKNVFYSVTADDPLVNSLRLQPTNKVYKKIRQTETLIRFQKDEAKYHPLTDNEKKFFQRAEKQLICLRFIHYHMDNIINITLHSNMWDEQEREVIRQVTDELIDSLHNQTAIDQIYVSKLREMYWRENGIASRKPDADIANFPPELIIIYELISICQLTERLLKQSS, from the coding sequence TTGAAACGTTCGTATTTTGTAGGGAGCAGAGTTGTTAAAACTGGAGTTGCCGTATTTTTAACTGCATGGATATGCGATATGTTAAAGGCACCAGCGGTCTTTGCTGTGATAACTGCAATCGTAACGATTGAACCGACCGTTTCTGACTCTATTCGGAAAGGCTTCATTCGTTTTCCTGCTTCAGCAATTGGTGCTGCATACTCGGTATTTTTTATTTACTTATTTGGCAATTCACCAATAACCTACGCTCTTGCTGCTACATTGACGATAGTGACTTGTTTTCGCCTTAAATTACATGCTGGTCTTTTAGTGGCAACACTTACAGCAGTCGCAATGATCGAAGTTATTCACAGCAATTATTTTATTTCATTTTTCATTCGCTTAGGAACTACTACAATTGGTCTGGTTGTTTCTACAATGGTCAATATGTTTGTCCTACCACCTGATTATACGGAAAATATATCTGAGAACATGATGGCTATTCGTAAACGGTTAGGGAAAATGATTAAAAATGTATTCTATTCCGTAACGGCGGATGATCCTCTAGTTAATTCATTGCGCCTTCAACCGACGAACAAAGTCTATAAAAAGATTCGACAAACAGAAACGCTAATCCGTTTTCAAAAAGATGAAGCAAAATATCATCCGTTAACAGATAATGAAAAGAAATTCTTTCAACGTGCAGAAAAACAGCTTATTTGTTTACGATTCATTCATTATCACATGGATAATATTATTAATATTACACTTCATAGCAATATGTGGGATGAACAAGAAAGAGAAGTTATTCGGCAGGTAACGGATGAGCTTATCGATTCATTACATAATCAAACGGCGATCGATCAAATATATGTAAGTAAACTGAGAGAAATGTACTGGCGAGAAAATGGTATTGCCAGTCGGAAACCTGATGCAGATATAGCTAATTTTCCTCCTGAACTGATCATTATCTATGAATTAATTTCTATTTGTCAATTGACAGAACGTCTGTTAAAACAATCTTCATAA